In one Desulfoferula mesophila genomic region, the following are encoded:
- the qrcD gene encoding menaquinone reductase integral membrane subunit QrcD gives MRRWLDDLPKYADDSSWWPKGTKRCRPEVFLIWLGLPLTLLAYFTVGAVLCLALGLNQTNMNDYFAFGVWIVVDLAVIALGAGAFFTSFLNYIVGKTELKPIVNAAVLIGFICYVGAILMLGIDIGQPIRGWFGFWHANVHSMLTEVMFCITTYAIVLTIELLPSVLDNRRISRVPEFGTMGHNLHTIMIVFAAAGTFLSFFHQGSLGGMFGVLYARPFAARGGLGIWPWTFFLFIWSAIAVGPSFTTMIVMLTEKITGRKLTKHSVKMLMGKISGWLLITYMVAKSADTAWWAYIKLPAAGLTMDDMYHSPYGYWLMWVELGLCGWLPALMLVQEKVRESYGLMFLAMLLACIGVTLNRFVFTIQSLALPVLPFESFHAYLPSWQEWGIASLVLGFGLLVFMLAYRYLPIFPQEPELNE, from the coding sequence ATGAGAAGATGGTTAGACGATCTACCTAAGTACGCGGACGACTCGAGCTGGTGGCCCAAAGGCACCAAGCGGTGCCGGCCCGAGGTGTTCCTGATCTGGTTGGGGCTGCCCCTGACCCTGCTGGCCTACTTCACCGTCGGCGCGGTGTTGTGTCTGGCCCTGGGTCTTAACCAGACCAATATGAACGACTACTTCGCCTTCGGCGTGTGGATTGTGGTGGACCTGGCGGTCATCGCCCTGGGGGCGGGCGCCTTCTTCACCAGCTTCCTCAACTACATAGTAGGCAAGACCGAGCTCAAGCCCATCGTCAACGCGGCGGTCTTGATCGGCTTTATCTGCTACGTGGGCGCCATCTTGATGCTGGGCATCGACATCGGCCAGCCCATCCGCGGTTGGTTCGGCTTCTGGCACGCCAACGTGCACTCCATGCTCACCGAGGTGATGTTCTGCATCACCACCTACGCCATCGTGCTCACCATCGAGTTGCTGCCTTCGGTGCTGGACAACCGGCGCATAAGCAGGGTGCCCGAGTTCGGCACCATGGGCCACAACCTGCACACCATCATGATCGTGTTCGCGGCGGCCGGCACCTTCCTGAGCTTCTTCCACCAGGGCTCCCTGGGCGGCATGTTCGGCGTGCTCTACGCCCGTCCCTTTGCCGCCCGCGGCGGTCTGGGCATCTGGCCCTGGACCTTCTTCCTGTTCATCTGGAGCGCCATAGCGGTGGGCCCCAGCTTCACCACCATGATCGTGATGCTCACCGAGAAGATCACCGGCCGCAAGCTGACCAAGCACAGCGTCAAGATGCTCATGGGCAAGATCAGCGGCTGGCTGCTGATCACCTACATGGTGGCCAAGAGCGCAGACACCGCCTGGTGGGCCTATATCAAGCTGCCCGCGGCGGGCCTGACCATGGACGACATGTACCACTCTCCCTACGGCTACTGGCTCATGTGGGTGGAGTTGGGCCTGTGCGGCTGGCTGCCCGCCCTGATGCTGGTTCAGGAAAAGGTCCGCGAAAGCTACGGCCTCATGTTCCTGGCCATGCTGCTGGCCTGCATCGGCGTCACCTTGAACCGCTTCGTGTTCACCATCCAGTCGCTGGCCCTGCCGGTGCTGCCCTTTGAGAGCTTCCACGCCTACCTGCCTTCCTGGCAGGAGTGGGGCATCGCCAGCCTGGTGCTGGGCTTCGGGTTGTTGGTGTTCATGCTGGCCTACCGGTATCTGCCCATCTTCCCGCAAGAGCCGGAACTCAACGAGTAA
- the qrcC gene encoding menaquinone reductase iron-sulfur cluster-binding subunit QrcC — protein sequence MVIDLDKCTGCGACSVACMSENNIGVLHDETDKIRSITWMRVYQIDNGKSFPDTEVAFIPRPCMHCQGGTSGTPGQAFFQEDPMEEAAHTPCVSVCPATATDYDEETGIVSQIPTRCIGCRYCVAACPYHARYFNWYDVPWPKGTPRALSPFVSPRMRGVAEKCTFCYQRYQAARNKALVSGGEVGEMDYQTACTEACPSGAITFGQLQNPKHKVHQLISSEYTFRLLERLHTNPKVYYMSKREWVRKKADNYVTRHNKFAQAAPQSGH from the coding sequence ATGGTCATAGACCTGGACAAGTGCACCGGTTGCGGCGCCTGTTCGGTGGCCTGCATGAGCGAAAACAACATCGGGGTCTTGCACGACGAGACCGACAAGATCCGCTCCATCACCTGGATGCGGGTCTATCAGATCGACAACGGCAAGTCCTTCCCCGACACCGAGGTGGCCTTCATCCCCCGGCCCTGCATGCACTGCCAGGGCGGCACCTCCGGCACGCCGGGCCAGGCGTTTTTCCAGGAAGACCCCATGGAGGAGGCGGCCCACACCCCCTGCGTGAGCGTGTGCCCGGCCACGGCCACCGACTATGACGAGGAAACCGGCATCGTCAGCCAGATTCCCACTCGGTGCATCGGCTGCCGGTACTGCGTCGCGGCCTGTCCTTACCACGCTCGTTACTTCAACTGGTACGACGTGCCTTGGCCCAAGGGAACCCCCCGCGCCCTGAGCCCCTTTGTGAGCCCGCGCATGCGCGGCGTGGCCGAAAAGTGCACCTTCTGCTACCAGCGTTACCAGGCCGCCCGCAACAAGGCCCTGGTAAGCGGCGGCGAAGTGGGCGAGATGGATTACCAGACCGCCTGCACCGAGGCCTGCCCCTCCGGGGCCATCACCTTCGGGCAGCTGCAGAACCCCAAGCACAAGGTGCACCAGCTGATCTCCAGCGAGTACACCTTCCGTTTGTTGGAACGCCTGCACACCAACCCCAAGGTGTATTACATGTCCAAGCGGGAATGGGTGCGCAAAAAGGCCGACAACTATGTAACCCGCCACAATAAGTTTGCCCAGGCCGCCCCTCAGAGCGGTCACTAG